One segment of Antennarius striatus isolate MH-2024 chromosome 5, ASM4005453v1, whole genome shotgun sequence DNA contains the following:
- the oser1 gene encoding oxidative stress-responsive serine-rich protein 1 produces the protein MEAGGKDCEEDTLQTAFKKLRVDAESLPGATAGVSDAPRGPSWTCLDGGAAKPKLGCPKDNWHGCMRKSSRGVSRSQRRRRSKSPILHPPKFTYCSSTAAPALTPSGCLKQQRLAVSESVEPLSTADGPAPGQTDPSSALAFGSCAAYKSHIDTVSSQEIPAGATPAKPDGGGSGDAPSSSLGGPGRSACDRAEFGTLGPTETPDFRALSEQGSGDGPHAPCCCAWRKRSDTQDDSWQVPECQCPSNQQDWTGVEVYSFTGLRNVISECEASPPGQDNAPRTNAAPPPSSLSSGSPRSCSEQARAYVDDVTIEDLSGYMEYYLYIPKKMSHMAEMMYT, from the exons ATGGAGGCAGGAGGGAAGGACTGCGAGGAGGACACGCTGCAGACGGCCTTCAAGAAGCTGAGGGTCGATGCCGAGAG TTTGCCCGGCGCCACCGCTGGTGTGTCCGATGCTCCCAGAGGACCATCATGGACGTGTCTCGACGGCGGCGCAGCGAAGCCCAAACTCGGCTGCCCCAAGGACAACTGGCACGG CTGCATGAGGAAATCTTCCCGGGGCGTTTCCAGATCCCAGCGTCGTCGCAGGTCCAAGTCCCCCATCCTCCACCCTCCAAAGTTCACCTACTGTAGCAGCACGGCGGCGCCTGCGCTGACCCCTAGTGGTTGCCTGAAGCAACAACGCCTGGCTGTGTCCGAGTCCGTCGAGCCTCTTTCCACCGCCGACGGACCCGCCCCGGGTCAGACAGACCCTTCGTCGGCGCTTGCCTTTGGATCGTGTGCCGCGTACAAGTCACACATCGACACGGTTTCCTCTCAAGAGATCCCGGCTGGTGCAACACCCGCCAAGCCGGATGGGGGGGGCTCTGGAGACGCGCCGTCAAGCAGTTTGGGTGGCCCGGGTAGAAGCGCCTGTGACCGAGCAGAGTTCGGGACGTTGGGACCGACAGAAACCCCCGACTTCCGAGCTCTGTCGGAACAGGGCTCAGGAGACGGCCCCCACGCTCCCTGCTGCTGCGCCTGGAGGAAGCGCTCCGACACCCAGGACGACAGCTGGCAGGTGCCCGAATGTCAGTGCCCGTCCAATCAGCAGGACTGGACGGGCGTGGAGGTGTACTCCTTCACCGGGCTCCGGAACGTGATCTCGGAGTGCGAGGCGAGCCCCCCGGGCCAGGACAACGCCCCCAGAACTAACGCAGCCCCGCCCCCGTCATCGCTGTCGTCGGGCTCCCCCCGCTCCTGCTCGGAGCAGGCGCGGGCGTACGTCGATGACGTCACCATAGAGGACCTTTCGGGTTACATGGAGTATTACCTGTACATCCCCAAGAAGATGTCGCACATGGCCGAGATGATGTACACCTAA